The proteins below are encoded in one region of Ostrinia nubilalis chromosome 3, ilOstNubi1.1, whole genome shotgun sequence:
- the LOC135088144 gene encoding uncharacterized protein LOC135088144 — translation MLCSVALLAIALCASAQGRAVNISNTWVLPEEGFPVFYRYFRDRISWYEADAVCQFHHANLVTVDTTAQYDAVRAYLKELDISSAVWVGLIRSNPDGDFTWTDYRGLGGDGYWSSAPDPRAAPLCAAADPAADYRWEARACGGPTVASFICELPVPQWALGNEGCMVKALPALTVLYLPESAAVQLNADCGLAGVKRVQCTGNVKREDLLRDLSCAEEDEPSSTVGLVPTGATSTVTSENLFTDQDLNEATTEENTTTEHEDDINQSSTIKPTLLTFNNPSLVDQSKQEKINKNNHIYIQKNINLDATFRDNMLSNDIPKLGSDNSLSSDIEKLEDDKHLQHKLLHDEFARHGNFETIFTQPTDHFVPPLVMAKAKISDDMTVLSLEEKHAQQLAEQRYSKHLHPQVLASEVEPTESKVIVNKLKIDDVTDKPLITTAYSSTLKEEVKQNLVKTIIPKKYNDKYYGLKVKNLKAMETKPSKTEKIADTNSTLTTESRPKDDEVRTKYTTSAYSDDKSEEEPTIDLTVIIKEPELKNNGNFNNHSSEIPKIEIIQNDSSVSEPEVKLTNPENSEGQIEQEISVKIPTKSGHNVTLTHEVIKITIVKEENSSEVPLVFEVTTKVPVFEDDNAETSTPTIKSSPKENQTPTSSPITADISSTKLTPETTADSVVTTPLRDLVLSTFKPTPGNVLNDKLTIKTDFSTTSVSPIHITTMTNENITADIGRSNETEFELTSTSIPSIKDIDETETEPEDMLETNTTDTSQTIDDFQSPLLSAANEPIHRPSRSRRPQTPPNRNKFNPFRILG, via the exons TGGACACTACGGCTCAGTACGACGCGGTGCGGGCGTACCTCAAGGAGCTGGACATCTCCAGCGCGGTGTGGGTGGGCCTGATCCGCAGCAACCCCGACGGGGACTTTACTTGGAC TGATTACCGAGGTCTCGGAGGCGATGGCTACTGGAGCTCCGCGCCAGACCCGCGGGCGGCGCCGCTGTGCGCAGCCGCTGACCCCGCTGCGGACTACCGCTGGGAGGCCAGGGCTTGTGGTGGACCCACTGTCGCATCTTTCATCTGTGAACTGCCTG TACCGCAATGGGCGCTCGGAAACGAAGGATGCATGGTGAAAGCATTGCCAGCGCTGACTGTACTGTACTTGCCTGAGAGCGCTGCTGTACAACTGAACGCCGATTGTGGCTTGGCTGGTGTCAAGAGAGTCCAATGCACTGGGAACGTG AAACGTGAAGACCTTTTAAGAGATCTGTCGTGTGCTGAAGAAGATGAACCTTCCAGTACTGTGGGCTTGGTACCCACGGGCGCCACTTCCACCGTAACCTCCGAAAACTTGTTTACTGATCAAGATCTTAACGAAGCAACCACGGAAGAAAACACAACCACTGAGCACGAGGATGATATTAACCAATCCAGCACTATAAAACCAACTCTGCTGACATTTAATAATCCATCTTTGGTAGATCAGTCTAAAcaagaaaaaattaataaaaataatcacatTTATATCCAGaagaatattaatttagatGCTACGTTCAGGGATAATATGCTGAGTAATGATATACCAAAATTAGGTAGTGATAATTCTCTTTCCAGTGACATAGAAAAATTAGAGGATGATAAgcacttacaacataaattgtTACACGATGAATTTGCCAGACATGGCAACTTTGAAACAATATTCACGCAACCCACTGATCATTTTGTACCACCTCTAGTTATGGCCAAAGCAAAAATTAGCGATGATATGACCGTTTTATCCCTGGAAGAGAAACATGCACAACAACTCGCAGAACAACGTTATTCTAAACATTTGCACCCACAAGTTCTAGCATCGGAAGTTGAACCCACTGAATCAAAAGTTAttgtaaataaactaaaaattgaTGATGTAACCGATAAACCCCTAATTACTACAGCATATTCAAGTACATTAAAAGAAGAGGTAAAACAGAATTTAGTCAAAACTATTATCCCAAAGAAGTATAACGATAAATATTACGGCCTTAAGgtcaaaaatttaaaagctATGGAAACAAAACCAAGTAAAACAGAAAAAATAGCAGATACCAATTCAACTTTAACAACGGAAAGTAGGCCAAAAGATGATGAAGTGAGAACAAAGTACACGACTAGTGCTTATAGCGATGATAAATCGGAAGAAGAACCGACGATCGATCTAACTGTGATAATTAAGGAACCTGAACTTAAAAACAATGGTAATTTTAATAACCATTCCAGTGAAATTccaaaaattgaaataatacaAAATGACAGTTCTGTAAGTGAACCAGAAGTTAAATTGACAAATCCCGAAAATTCTGAAGGGCAAATAGAGCAAGAAATTTCAGTGAAAATACCAACAAAATCTGGTCATAATGTAACATTGACTCacgaagtaataaaaataacaatagtaAAGGAAGAGAATTCTAGTGAAGTACCATTGGTTTTTGAAGTCACAACGAAAGTACCAGTGTTTGAAGATGATAATGCCGAAACTTCAACACCGACAATCAAAAGCAGCCCGAAAGAGAATCAAACACCAACGAGCAGTCCTATAACAGCCGATATATCGTCTACAAAACTCACACCAGAAACCACTGCAGACAGTGTTGTAACAACGCCATTACGTGATTTAGTATTGAGCACATTTAAACCGACTCCAGGCAATGTATTGAATGATAAGTTGACTATCAAAACTGACTTCTCTACGACCTCTGTAAGTCCTATCCACATAACTACGATGACAAATGAGAACATAACCGCGGACATTGGGAGAAGCAATGAAACGGAATTTGAACTGACAAGCACTTCAATTCCTTCTATCAAAGACATTGATGAAACCGAGACAGAGCCTGAAGATATGTTGGAAACTAATACCACAGACACTTCACAAACTATTGACGACTTCCAATCCCCGCTTTTATCGGCTGCTAATGAGCCCATACATCGACCCAGCCGGTCTCGGAGACCGCAAACACCACCCAATCGGAATAAATTTAACCCTTTCCGTATACTAGGTTAA